The proteins below are encoded in one region of Pseudomonas helmanticensis:
- the tuf gene encoding elongation factor Tu, with the protein MAKEKFDRSLPHVNVGTIGHVDHGKTTLTAALTRVCSEVFGSAIVDFDKIDSAPEEKARGITINTAHVEYNSKIRHYAHVDCPGHADYVKNMITGAAQMDGAILVCSAADGPMPQTREHILLSRQVGVPYIVVFLNKADLVDDAELLELVEMEVRDLLSTYDFPGDDTPIIIGSARMALEGKDDNEMGTTAVKKLVETLDSYIPEPVRVTDKPFLMPIEDVFSISGRGTVVTGRIERGIVRVQDPLEIVGLRDTTVTTCTGVEMFRKLLDEGRAGENCGVLLRGTKRDDVERGQVLVKPGSVKPHTKFTAEVYVLSKEEGGRHTPFFKGYRPQFYFRTTDVTGNCELPEGVEMVMPGDNIQMTVTLIKTIAMEDGLRFAIREGGRTVGAGVVAKIIE; encoded by the coding sequence ATGGCTAAGGAAAAATTTGATCGTTCCCTGCCGCACGTCAACGTTGGGACCATTGGTCACGTTGACCACGGTAAAACCACTTTGACTGCTGCTCTGACTCGCGTTTGCTCCGAAGTTTTCGGTTCGGCAATCGTTGACTTCGACAAGATCGACAGCGCCCCAGAAGAGAAAGCTCGCGGTATCACCATCAACACCGCGCACGTTGAGTACAACTCGAAAATTCGTCACTACGCTCACGTTGACTGCCCAGGTCACGCTGACTATGTGAAGAACATGATCACCGGTGCTGCTCAAATGGACGGCGCTATTCTGGTTTGTTCGGCCGCTGATGGTCCGATGCCGCAAACCCGTGAGCACATCCTGCTGTCCCGTCAGGTTGGCGTTCCGTACATCGTGGTTTTCCTGAACAAGGCTGACCTGGTAGACGACGCTGAACTGCTGGAACTGGTCGAGATGGAAGTTCGCGACCTGCTGTCCACCTACGACTTCCCGGGCGATGATACTCCAATCATCATCGGTTCGGCTCGTATGGCTCTGGAAGGCAAAGACGACAACGAGATGGGCACCACTGCCGTCAAGAAGCTGGTTGAGACTCTGGACAGCTACATCCCAGAACCAGTTCGTGTCACCGACAAGCCGTTCCTGATGCCAATCGAAGACGTATTCTCGATTTCGGGTCGCGGTACTGTTGTGACCGGTCGTATCGAGCGCGGTATCGTTCGCGTTCAAGATCCGCTGGAAATCGTTGGTCTGCGTGACACCACCGTTACTACTTGCACCGGTGTTGAAATGTTCCGCAAGCTGCTCGACGAAGGTCGTGCTGGCGAGAACTGCGGCGTTCTGCTGCGTGGTACCAAGCGTGACGACGTTGAGCGTGGTCAGGTTCTGGTTAAGCCGGGTTCGGTTAAGCCGCACACGAAGTTCACTGCAGAAGTTTACGTTCTGAGCAAGGAAGAAGGCGGTCGTCACACTCCGTTCTTCAAAGGCTACCGTCCACAGTTCTACTTCCGTACTACTGATGTGACTGGTAACTGCGAGCTGCCAGAAGGCGTTGAAATGGTGATGCCAGGTGACAACATTCAGATGACTGTTACCCTGATCAAAACCATCGCGATGGAAGACGGTCTGCGTTTCGCTATCCGTGAAGGCGGTCGTACCGTCGGCGCTGGTGTCGTGGCCAAAATCATCGAGTAA
- a CDS encoding pantothenate kinase: protein MILELDCGNSFIKWRVLNAAVGGLISEGVVDSDLALLESLRAIDRLSLGKCRLVSVRTGEETGALIDIIEREFGISVIRAESAREMSGVRNGYEDYERLGLDRWLAMLGGFHLASGGACLVLDFGTAVTADFIAADGEHLGGFICPGMPLMRNQLRTHTRKIRYGDLAAERALSSNAPGRTTVEAVERGCSLMLRGFVLTQLEMARSYWGADFAVFITGGDADLVAGVAPEARIVPDLVFVGLAMACPLT, encoded by the coding sequence ATGATTCTTGAGCTCGACTGCGGGAACAGCTTTATAAAATGGCGTGTGCTGAATGCCGCGGTTGGCGGCCTGATCTCCGAAGGGGTGGTCGACTCGGATTTGGCGCTGCTTGAGAGTTTGCGAGCGATTGATCGGCTTTCCCTGGGCAAATGTCGCTTGGTCAGTGTGAGGACTGGCGAAGAAACCGGCGCGCTGATCGACATTATCGAGCGGGAGTTCGGTATTTCGGTGATTCGCGCGGAGTCCGCTCGTGAAATGTCTGGTGTTAGAAATGGTTACGAAGACTACGAGCGCCTTGGGCTTGATCGATGGCTGGCGATGCTGGGCGGGTTTCACCTCGCTTCAGGAGGGGCCTGCCTGGTACTCGATTTCGGTACGGCGGTAACCGCAGATTTCATCGCGGCTGATGGCGAGCATCTGGGTGGCTTTATTTGTCCTGGAATGCCGTTGATGCGTAACCAGTTGCGTACTCATACCAGAAAGATTCGTTATGGGGATTTGGCTGCCGAGCGGGCGCTGTCCAGCAACGCACCAGGGCGGACTACCGTTGAGGCGGTAGAGCGTGGGTGTTCATTGATGTTGCGTGGGTTCGTACTGACGCAGCTGGAAATGGCGCGCTCCTATTGGGGGGCTGACTTCGCTGTCTTTATAACCGGTGGTGACGCCGATTTGGTTGCAGGTGTTGCTCCCGAGGCCAGAATCGTTCCCGACCTGGTGTTTGTGGGGTTGGCTATGGCGTGTCCTTTGACCTGA
- the secE gene encoding preprotein translocase subunit SecE yields MTPKAEAQGSRFDLLKWLVVVALVVVGVVGNQYYSASPILYRVLALLAIAAVAAFVGLQTAKGKSFFVLVKEARTEIRKVVWPTRQETTQTTLIVVAVVLVMALLLWGLDSLLGWLVSLIVG; encoded by the coding sequence ATGACTCCTAAAGCTGAAGCTCAAGGCTCTCGCTTCGATCTGCTCAAGTGGCTTGTAGTAGTCGCTTTGGTGGTTGTTGGCGTTGTTGGCAATCAGTATTACTCTGCTTCGCCGATCCTGTACCGCGTACTCGCATTGCTTGCCATTGCTGCTGTAGCTGCCTTTGTAGGCCTGCAGACAGCGAAGGGCAAGTCTTTCTTTGTACTGGTTAAGGAAGCTCGCACCGAAATTCGTAAAGTCGTGTGGCCAACTCGCCAAGAAACCACGCAGACCACCCTTATTGTGGTGGCTGTTGTTCTGGTTATGGCGTTGCTGTTGTGGGGGCTTGATTCCCTGCTCGGCTGGCTTGTTTCCTTGATTGTCGGCTAA
- the rplK gene encoding 50S ribosomal protein L11 — translation MAKKITAYIKLQVKAAQANPSPPVGPALGQHGVNIMEFCKAFNARTQGLEAGLPTPVIITVYSDRSFTFETKSTPASVLLKKAAGLTSGSARPNTVKVGTVTRAQLEEIAKTKNADLTAADMDAAVRTIAGSARSMGLNVEGV, via the coding sequence ATGGCCAAGAAAATTACCGCTTACATCAAGCTGCAAGTGAAGGCCGCTCAGGCTAACCCAAGCCCACCTGTTGGTCCTGCTCTGGGTCAGCACGGCGTGAACATCATGGAATTCTGCAAGGCTTTCAACGCCCGTACTCAGGGTCTTGAAGCAGGTCTGCCGACTCCAGTGATCATCACTGTCTACAGCGACCGTAGCTTCACTTTTGAAACCAAATCCACCCCTGCTTCGGTTCTGCTGAAGAAAGCGGCCGGTCTGACCAGCGGTTCCGCTCGTCCGAACACCGTTAAGGTCGGCACTGTTACCCGTGCTCAGCTGGAAGAAATCGCGAAAACCAAAAACGCGGATCTGACTGCAGCTGATATGGATGCAGCCGTGCGTACTATCGCCGGTTCTGCTCGTAGCATGGGCCTTAACGTGGAGGGTGTGTAA
- the birA gene encoding bifunctional biotin--[acetyl-CoA-carboxylase] ligase/biotin operon repressor BirA → MLTLLNLLKDGRFHSGQDLGEALGISRSAVWKQLQHLEAELGLSIHKVRGRGYQLASPLMLLDSLKLSTMAPNWPVTILDSVDSTNAEALRSIGQGNSAPFLVLAERQVSGRGRRGRKWVSPFAENLYYSLVLRIDGGMRQLEGLSLVVGLAVMQTLRSFGVVNAGLKWPNDVLVGNKKIAGILLELIGDPADVCHVVLGIGINVNMQTADEVDQQWTSIRLESGNNCDRNALVAELSKQLDAYIRRHQAGGFSVLREEWEVNHLWQERSVSLIAGANHIDGVVLGIDNQGALRLRVNGVEKVFSGGELSLRLRDDS, encoded by the coding sequence ATGCTGACGTTGTTGAATCTTCTGAAGGATGGGCGTTTCCATTCTGGTCAGGATCTGGGCGAGGCCCTGGGAATAAGTCGAAGTGCAGTATGGAAACAGCTTCAGCATCTTGAGGCTGAACTCGGCTTGTCTATCCATAAAGTCCGCGGTCGGGGTTATCAGTTGGCATCGCCATTGATGCTGCTCGACTCTCTAAAGCTATCGACAATGGCACCAAATTGGCCGGTGACCATTCTGGATTCGGTCGACTCGACTAATGCCGAAGCATTGCGCTCTATTGGCCAAGGCAATTCAGCACCGTTTTTGGTGCTCGCTGAGCGGCAAGTTTCCGGGCGCGGCCGCAGAGGTCGTAAATGGGTCAGTCCGTTTGCTGAAAATCTATATTACAGCCTTGTTCTTCGAATCGATGGTGGAATGCGCCAGCTCGAAGGGCTCAGCCTTGTTGTAGGGTTGGCTGTGATGCAGACTTTGCGGAGCTTTGGCGTGGTAAATGCCGGTTTGAAGTGGCCCAATGATGTCTTGGTGGGTAACAAAAAAATCGCCGGCATTCTGCTTGAGCTTATTGGCGACCCGGCGGATGTCTGTCATGTGGTGCTGGGGATTGGTATCAATGTGAATATGCAGACTGCTGATGAAGTCGATCAGCAATGGACCTCGATTCGACTTGAGTCTGGCAATAACTGCGATCGAAATGCCTTGGTGGCCGAGCTGAGTAAGCAGCTGGACGCCTACATTCGGCGTCATCAGGCGGGGGGATTTTCGGTTCTCCGGGAGGAATGGGAAGTGAATCACTTGTGGCAGGAGCGATCGGTGTCATTGATTGCTGGTGCCAACCATATAGATGGCGTAGTGCTCGGAATCGACAATCAAGGTGCTCTGCGCTTGAGGGTGAACGGCGTGGAGAAAGTATTTAGTGGTGGTGAGCTGAGCCTGAGGTTGCGTGATGATTCTTGA
- the nusG gene encoding transcription termination/antitermination protein NusG yields MAKRWYVVHAYSGYEKHVMRSLVERVKLAGMEDGFGEILVPTEEVVEMRNGQKRKSERKFFPGYVLVQMDMNEGTWHLVKDTPRVMGFIGGTADKPAPITDKEAEAILRRVADGSDKPKPKTLFEPGETVRVNDGPFADFNGVVEEVNYEKSRIQVAVLIFGRSTPVELEFSQVEKV; encoded by the coding sequence GTGGCTAAGCGTTGGTATGTTGTGCATGCTTACTCGGGTTACGAGAAGCATGTAATGCGCTCGCTCGTCGAGCGCGTAAAGCTGGCTGGCATGGAAGATGGCTTCGGCGAGATTCTGGTTCCCACTGAAGAAGTGGTTGAAATGCGTAATGGCCAGAAGCGCAAAAGCGAACGAAAGTTCTTTCCAGGCTATGTGCTGGTTCAGATGGATATGAATGAGGGTACTTGGCACTTGGTCAAGGATACACCTCGGGTGATGGGTTTTATTGGCGGTACTGCTGATAAGCCGGCACCAATCACCGATAAAGAGGCGGAAGCAATTCTGCGTCGTGTTGCTGATGGTAGCGACAAGCCTAAGCCGAAGACGCTCTTCGAGCCAGGTGAAACGGTGCGAGTCAATGATGGTCCATTTGCTGATTTCAATGGCGTCGTTGAAGAAGTTAACTACGAAAAGAGCCGGATCCAAGTGGCAGTGCTCATTTTCGGTCGCTCTACCCCGGTAGAGTTGGAGTTCAGTCAGGTCGAAAAGGTCTAA
- the rhtA gene encoding threonine/homoserine exporter RhtA produces the protein MNDQPRSLASMLFPVGLLLIAMASIQSGASLAKSMFPVVGAQGTTTLRLIFASVIMLILLRPWRARLTAKSLRTVIVYGMALGGMNFLFYMSLRTVPLGIAVALEFTGPLAVAIYASRRAIDFLWIALAAAGLMLLIPTGATTAGIDLVGAGYALGAGVCWALYILFGQKAGADNGVTTAALGVMIAALFVAPIGIVHAGAALLTPSLIPIAIGVAILSTALPYTLEMVALTRMPARTFGTLMSIEPAFGALSGLFFLQEYLSLSQWMAIMCIILASVGATLTMGSNAKPAIAAD, from the coding sequence ATGAATGACCAGCCTCGCTCCCTTGCCTCCATGTTGTTTCCGGTTGGCCTGCTATTAATAGCCATGGCATCCATCCAGTCCGGAGCCTCTCTGGCAAAAAGCATGTTCCCGGTCGTAGGCGCACAAGGAACCACAACCCTTCGGCTGATCTTCGCCAGCGTGATCATGCTGATTTTGCTGCGTCCATGGCGCGCCAGGCTTACTGCTAAATCCCTGCGGACGGTGATCGTTTACGGGATGGCGCTAGGCGGCATGAACTTCCTCTTCTATATGTCCCTGCGCACCGTTCCTCTGGGAATCGCTGTGGCCCTGGAATTCACCGGGCCATTGGCCGTTGCCATTTATGCGTCGCGGCGTGCCATCGACTTTCTCTGGATCGCCTTGGCAGCAGCCGGACTGATGCTGTTGATACCCACCGGGGCAACGACTGCCGGGATCGATCTGGTGGGCGCTGGTTATGCACTGGGCGCCGGCGTTTGCTGGGCACTGTACATTCTGTTCGGGCAGAAGGCCGGCGCAGACAATGGCGTAACAACTGCGGCGCTGGGCGTAATGATCGCAGCGCTGTTCGTGGCGCCCATTGGCATTGTGCATGCCGGCGCTGCACTGCTGACGCCCTCGTTGATTCCGATTGCCATCGGCGTCGCGATTCTCTCTACCGCCCTGCCCTATACCCTGGAAATGGTTGCCCTGACTCGAATGCCCGCGCGCACCTTCGGCACACTGATGAGCATCGAGCCGGCATTCGGCGCCCTGTCAGGTCTGTTTTTTCTCCAGGAATACCTGTCACTGTCACAATGGATGGCGATCATGTGCATTATTCTGGCTTCTGTCGGGGCGACCCTGACCATGGGCAGCAACGCGAAGCCCGCCATCGCGGCAGATTGA